The nucleotide window GTAATCTGCCAGTACAAGAAATACTTTATGCGTAAAGATAGTTTCGTTACGGTCGTTGGGGCCGGAACCAGAGATAAGCACCACTGCCGGAAAACGACTGCCCGCAGGAGGTAAGCTGAGCGTGCCTGCCAGCGATACGCCTGCAGCTTTATTAGTGAATACAACTTCCTCTTCCCGGTATGGCAGGGGCGGAATAGGCTCCTGTGGCCTTCTCAGCTTGGGCACCGGCAGCGCGGCGGTTTTAGTAAGATTCAATGTGAACTTACGCTTATCATTCATCACCAGAAAACCTGCGATCGTACTATCATTTACCAGATGTCCCTCAAAGTGTGTACTCAGTGTTGGAATATCCATTTGTAAATCCTTACCTGTAACACGGAGGTTTTCTACTTTTATATTGAAGTTCTTCTGATTAATGATGTGCATGAGTGAGTTCAGCCTGCCTTGCATATCTTCAAAGATTTCAAAGGCTACCTGCGGCGGATCTGCTTCTTCCAGTTTTAGCGTACCTATCCAAACACCTTTTACATTTTGCGCCTGCAGAGAGAAAGAGATAGTAACAAGCAACAACAATAATAATGTGCAATTCGATTTCATGTTTTTTTCCACAAACTTAGCTGCCCTCCGCGCATCAATGGTGGCTAATCCGCAAACAACACGCTCCGATATTTACAAAGAGGCATTCTTACTTTCAATGCAGTTCACATAAGAAAAACATATGTTCATCAATTCTTCAAAAGAAATAACAGGAATACCATTATTTTCATCACCCATATGCAGCACTTGAAAAAAAGACGGATTGAAATAGCCATTCATATTGCCATCTGGATAGGCGGCTATTTGTTTTTTGCGCTGGTAGCCAATACCATTGGCGTTTTCAGCAATACACAACAAACACTTTTTTATCCGCTGACAATTGGAACACTGATCAATGCAGTCCTGTTTTATACGGCCGCATTGGTTGTAATTCCCAGGTATGCGGCCGCAAAAAGAATAAAAATGCTGATATTATTGCTGATATTACTTTTTACCGGTATTACCTTCCTGAAGTCCGTCATCGATTTTCTCTTTTTTTCCAGTATTGTATCCACAGAAAAAGAACCATTCATTGAACAGATAGCCATTAATGCCATATTTGATTTTATTCTGCTCAGCATGGCCATGGCATACGGTTTTATCCGTACATGGCTGAAGAAGGAAGCGCAACAACAGGTGATACTGCAGGAAAAGCTGATGACAGAACTGAATTTTCTGAAGGCACAAATCAACCCGCACTTTCTTTTCAACACATTAAATACAGCTTATGCCAGTGCTACCTTGTATGGAGATGAACGCACTGC belongs to Chitinophaga sp. HK235 and includes:
- a CDS encoding sensor histidine kinase; this encodes MQHLKKRRIEIAIHIAIWIGGYLFFALVANTIGVFSNTQQTLFYPLTIGTLINAVLFYTAALVVIPRYAAAKRIKMLILLLILLFTGITFLKSVIDFLFFSSIVSTEKEPFIEQIAINAIFDFILLSMAMAYGFIRTWLKKEAQQQVILQEKLMTELNFLKAQINPHFLFNTLNTAYASATLYGDERTAGIIDKLSYLIRYMLYESNEDRVPLQQEIGYLENLIELQQHRLSDEINADIRFQHHVDNQHYIAPLLLLPFVENAFKHGIRLDDPSYIHIMLQVAENKLLFSVKNSMGAVPMTEPHIGGVGLDNVKKRLALLYPSSHQLHIRQDDQHFDILLEIKLNTHEMYSGR